A genome region from Brooklawnia propionicigenes includes the following:
- a CDS encoding DUF3322 domain-containing protein codes for MRTLADAREWAEGQWQRNWKRWLTATETDAKSWPLHPPSQAQFAADPEAVARWARSWRDIRVAGVEVEWVERQWPAYGRQLLPQRLIASPEAIAGLAGHASEWRRANANVARLREQWPGLDLSAATRLAARALSRLDDHQTEQLIAVLAWLIEHPGSDLWERELPVPGIDTKWWEQHRSLVEPFALALTGQQDAAAPPNDPVFGVRVLDPGLSDGPQQFTAGVAGLNAARLVPRVVLMSENQVPVLRLPALPGVVGIHSMGFAAVNLAKVAWIRDAPQLYWGDLDSYGFRILGQLRQVLPNVRSVLMDARTLHRHAELIIAEPHPYRGEIGYLSAAERSVVAEIRRGDLRLEQERIDKAYAHAELTAAVATIIRLAEDRG; via the coding sequence GTGAGAACGCTTGCCGATGCCCGGGAATGGGCGGAGGGCCAGTGGCAGCGCAACTGGAAGCGGTGGCTGACAGCAACAGAAACGGACGCGAAATCGTGGCCGCTTCACCCGCCCAGCCAAGCTCAGTTCGCGGCCGATCCCGAGGCAGTTGCTCGCTGGGCGAGGTCGTGGCGCGACATTCGGGTCGCGGGAGTCGAGGTGGAGTGGGTCGAGCGACAGTGGCCTGCCTATGGCCGCCAACTGCTCCCGCAGCGGCTCATCGCCTCGCCGGAGGCCATCGCCGGGCTAGCGGGGCATGCGTCCGAGTGGCGGCGGGCCAACGCGAACGTTGCCCGGCTGCGCGAGCAATGGCCGGGCCTTGACCTCAGCGCGGCGACCCGACTGGCAGCACGGGCACTGAGCCGTCTTGATGACCATCAGACCGAACAGCTGATTGCAGTGCTGGCCTGGCTGATTGAACACCCGGGGTCGGATTTGTGGGAGCGCGAGCTGCCGGTGCCAGGGATCGACACGAAATGGTGGGAGCAGCACCGGTCGTTGGTGGAACCATTCGCGCTTGCACTCACCGGCCAGCAGGACGCCGCCGCGCCGCCGAACGATCCGGTGTTCGGGGTGCGGGTGCTCGATCCTGGCTTGTCGGATGGCCCGCAGCAGTTCACTGCCGGGGTGGCCGGCCTGAACGCTGCGAGGCTGGTCCCCCGCGTGGTGCTGATGAGCGAGAATCAGGTGCCCGTCTTGAGACTTCCGGCGCTGCCTGGGGTTGTGGGCATCCACAGCATGGGATTCGCTGCCGTCAACCTGGCCAAGGTGGCCTGGATCAGGGATGCGCCCCAGCTGTATTGGGGCGATCTCGACAGCTATGGCTTCCGCATTCTGGGTCAGCTGCGGCAGGTATTGCCGAACGTCCGGTCTGTGCTGATGGACGCAAGGACCCTGCACCGTCACGCTGAGCTGATCATTGCTGAGCCTCATCCATATCGCGGTGAGATCGGTTACCTGAGTGCCGCAGAACGGAGTGTCGTCGCCGAGATTCGTCGTGGCGACCTTCGTCTGGAGCAAGAACGCATCGACAAGGCATACGCGCATGCCGAGCTGACAGCCGCCGTAGCGACGATCATCCGCCTCGCCGAGGACCGCGGCTGA
- a CDS encoding DUF3375 domain-containing protein, whose protein sequence is MAGAVGAATGAYRALDTAALRLLRANNMPVIVATCGRHLVDRRIIAYPEFVTLVADDLSELRDEGIALPRTAQEYIADWIRDGILIRRATAARDESIELSPTAADAIAFLDAIDRPVATVTSSRLANVSDLLASLARDTDPDPSTRIAALQAERDRLDAEIARVESEGSVPADDAAASERLAEILRLAEAVPRDFAKVADSFERLNQGLREQIINHEGQRGEVLDEIFAGVDLIESSDAGRTFDAFYRLLLDPELVERFDASVDAVLDRDFAADLPLAGIAFLRQYLTTLQSESAQVRGTLTDLSRSLRRFVETQEYREQQRLATAINTCEQALMGLLHSLPTTHKIGVGLDLTSMRFSSIGSWALHNPADVRTAETVDEHDTQPLNLENLREMVRLTEIDFGELHGNVAAVVDERATATVGEVLERFPASQGLASIVGLLVLAVEYAIRVPGSEVWTWQSRSGRSKNVSGPRYLFSTVPADWTKR, encoded by the coding sequence ATGGCCGGAGCAGTCGGTGCCGCCACGGGGGCCTACCGCGCGCTCGACACCGCTGCCCTCAGACTTCTTCGAGCCAACAACATGCCCGTGATCGTGGCCACCTGCGGCCGCCACCTTGTCGATCGGCGGATCATCGCGTATCCCGAGTTCGTGACCTTGGTTGCCGACGATCTCAGCGAGCTACGAGACGAAGGCATCGCCCTGCCGCGCACTGCCCAGGAGTACATCGCTGACTGGATCCGGGACGGAATCCTCATCCGCCGCGCAACCGCAGCCCGGGACGAGAGCATTGAGCTGTCTCCCACCGCCGCCGACGCCATCGCCTTCCTCGACGCGATCGATCGTCCGGTGGCAACAGTGACATCGTCGCGGCTCGCCAACGTCTCCGATCTCTTGGCTTCGCTGGCCCGCGACACCGATCCCGATCCGTCAACTCGAATCGCAGCCCTGCAAGCCGAGCGCGATCGCCTCGATGCTGAGATCGCTCGGGTTGAGTCCGAAGGATCAGTGCCCGCCGATGACGCCGCGGCGAGCGAACGCCTGGCTGAGATTCTGCGCCTGGCCGAGGCCGTACCCAGGGACTTCGCCAAAGTGGCCGACTCCTTCGAGCGACTCAACCAGGGTCTACGGGAGCAGATCATCAACCACGAAGGACAACGCGGGGAGGTGCTCGACGAGATCTTCGCCGGAGTTGATCTGATCGAGAGTTCCGACGCTGGACGCACCTTCGACGCCTTCTACCGTCTGCTGCTTGACCCCGAACTCGTCGAACGATTCGACGCATCCGTGGATGCCGTGCTGGATCGCGATTTCGCGGCCGACCTCCCGCTGGCCGGGATCGCCTTCTTGCGGCAGTACCTCACCACGCTGCAAAGCGAGAGCGCACAAGTGCGCGGCACGCTGACCGACCTGTCCCGCAGCCTGCGACGGTTCGTCGAGACCCAGGAGTACCGCGAGCAGCAAAGACTGGCGACGGCAATCAACACCTGCGAGCAGGCCCTCATGGGGTTGCTCCACAGCCTGCCCACAACCCACAAGATCGGCGTGGGATTGGACCTGACATCAATGAGGTTCTCGTCCATCGGGTCGTGGGCGCTGCACAACCCCGCGGACGTCCGCACCGCGGAGACGGTCGACGAGCACGACACCCAGCCGCTCAATCTGGAGAATCTGCGCGAGATGGTGCGTCTCACCGAGATCGATTTCGGCGAACTGCACGGCAATGTGGCCGCGGTGGTGGACGAACGAGCGACCGCCACCGTTGGCGAGGTGCTGGAGCGCTTTCCCGCGTCGCAGGGCCTGGCATCGATCGTGGGGCTGCTCGTCCTGGCAGTCGAGTACGCAATCCGGGTGCCCGGCTCAGAGGTTTGGACGTGGCAGTCCCGATCAGGCAGATCGAAAAATGTCAGTGGCCCGCGATATCTCTTTAGTACTGTTCCTGCCGATTGGACGAAGAGATGA
- a CDS encoding ATP-binding protein, translating to MIGQQRLCKVQLVNWGTFQGARQFDVPRAGLLLTGPSGSGKSSLLDAMAAILVKPARARFNAAAQGTDTGDRDRNLLTYVRGAYKRQTDEQTGEIQTAYLRIGATWSGIALTFGDGQQQRVTLVRLFHIARATNDAKDLKSVFMLADGDVELLALAPYVENGLEVRRLKREFPSHDVYSGDAYASFANKFRRRLGITSEQAQLLLHKTQSAKNLTSLDSLFREFMLDEPRSFELADETVVQFTELSTAHSAVVDARRQVEALTPLRISDQELTRLNAQLTHLSNLEDQVGTWVRDKRLAEYRGQEHRLQQELRSTAAELSSAEQAKLAADTALRDAERALDGAGGAEGEQLLELRAVQIAVLGQRRAERSRLSDLAAGERLGLPTSEIDTERFAREAAAREAEVSAQLRQRKTSTHDRHARRSQASQRRAALVDALKGLRQHHSNLDRMLLNVRSLLAERLQVDESRLPFVGELLEVRAAERAWSGAIERVLGSFARTLVVPDAHYRAAAEIIDEENLHTRLVYERVFPGQPASGNVPDDPRSLVHKLALADGPFNGWLWERLCNRYDYACVDHPDGFAGVRRAVTINGQMKHSEYRHEKDDRSRLNDRANWVLGFTTEAKEAELEARLRQAEDELRAAEAELQADDDQNEALRQRQRVLDELQRCSWAAIDVAAAQQKVTELDARLAQLHQAQPDLARLESVRAQLQQRADRAEQIRQQLALRSAQVDHRLAELGELIASLADQIAQAAPVPAEVAADLEELAADTSVGADELRLRRELGQQHKKLDDAVRKTQQSAVRAMSHYRQNWPVPSADWGDDTEYLADYLARLRSLEDDGLPAFENRFFDLLQRQARNNISQLALVIKGARRDVRIRVDEVNRSLLMTEFAPASYLQIEVRDRTLPQVEEFLANLAKITSGSLAGTLEDQDDREAAERRFELMQALLDRLRSADPADKNWRRLCLDTRQHVSFQARVQDAERNALDHYTGSGGRSGGERQRLVTFCLAAALRFQLAPADQERPEYALVVIDEAFDKADHNFTKAGLEVFRQFGFQLLLATPLKMLQTIEDYVGGVVMVSNEAGNSSQLHQLIFDNDDVDDNPGTTVQDRLL from the coding sequence GTGATCGGCCAGCAACGCCTCTGCAAGGTGCAGTTGGTGAACTGGGGGACGTTCCAGGGGGCGAGGCAATTCGATGTGCCGCGCGCGGGCCTGTTGTTGACCGGTCCGTCCGGGTCGGGCAAGTCGTCATTGTTGGACGCGATGGCAGCCATTCTCGTCAAGCCTGCGCGGGCACGGTTCAATGCGGCCGCACAAGGCACCGATACCGGCGACCGGGATCGCAACCTGCTGACCTATGTCCGCGGCGCCTACAAGCGTCAGACTGACGAGCAGACCGGCGAAATCCAGACCGCATATCTTCGCATCGGTGCCACTTGGAGCGGTATTGCGCTCACGTTCGGTGATGGCCAGCAGCAGCGCGTCACCTTGGTCCGGCTCTTCCATATCGCCAGGGCGACAAACGATGCCAAGGACCTGAAATCGGTCTTCATGCTCGCAGACGGCGATGTTGAGTTGCTGGCGCTCGCGCCTTACGTGGAAAACGGCCTCGAGGTGCGCCGCCTCAAGCGCGAATTCCCAAGTCACGATGTGTACAGCGGCGACGCGTACGCGTCATTCGCGAACAAATTCCGGCGGCGCCTGGGCATCACCTCGGAGCAGGCGCAGCTCCTGCTGCACAAGACCCAGTCGGCGAAGAACTTGACCAGCCTTGATTCTCTCTTTCGGGAGTTCATGCTAGATGAGCCGAGGTCATTCGAGCTTGCGGACGAGACTGTCGTGCAGTTCACCGAGCTTTCCACCGCACACAGCGCGGTGGTTGACGCCCGTCGTCAGGTGGAAGCGCTGACCCCCCTGCGGATCTCGGATCAGGAGTTGACAAGGCTCAACGCCCAGCTCACCCACCTGTCGAACCTCGAAGACCAGGTGGGCACCTGGGTGCGCGATAAGCGGCTGGCCGAATACCGCGGGCAAGAACACCGGCTCCAGCAAGAACTGAGATCGACGGCGGCGGAGTTGTCGTCCGCCGAGCAGGCCAAGCTGGCCGCCGACACTGCACTGCGGGATGCCGAGCGGGCCCTGGACGGGGCGGGCGGAGCCGAGGGCGAACAGCTGCTCGAGCTTCGCGCGGTCCAAATCGCTGTTCTCGGCCAGCGCCGGGCGGAGCGCTCCAGATTGTCCGACCTGGCGGCAGGCGAACGGCTCGGCCTTCCCACCAGCGAAATCGACACAGAGCGCTTCGCGCGCGAGGCGGCGGCACGCGAGGCCGAAGTGAGCGCGCAACTCCGGCAACGCAAGACGTCGACCCACGACAGGCACGCCCGGCGCAGCCAGGCAAGCCAACGCAGAGCCGCATTAGTTGATGCGCTCAAGGGGCTCCGACAACACCATTCGAACCTGGACCGGATGCTGCTGAACGTGCGTTCCCTGCTGGCCGAGCGACTGCAGGTAGATGAGTCCCGGCTGCCTTTCGTTGGTGAACTGCTGGAAGTCCGCGCGGCCGAGCGGGCCTGGAGTGGGGCGATCGAGCGGGTGCTCGGGTCGTTCGCCCGCACGCTGGTCGTCCCGGATGCGCACTACCGTGCTGCCGCCGAGATCATCGACGAAGAGAACCTGCACACTCGCCTGGTTTACGAACGGGTGTTTCCAGGGCAGCCTGCCAGCGGGAACGTTCCCGACGACCCGCGCTCGCTCGTCCACAAACTGGCACTGGCCGATGGCCCGTTCAACGGCTGGCTGTGGGAGCGGCTGTGCAACCGTTACGACTACGCCTGTGTCGACCACCCCGACGGATTTGCCGGGGTTCGGCGGGCGGTCACCATCAACGGCCAGATGAAGCACAGCGAATACCGCCATGAGAAGGACGATCGGTCTCGGCTGAACGATCGTGCGAACTGGGTCCTGGGCTTCACCACTGAGGCGAAGGAGGCCGAGTTGGAGGCCCGGTTGAGGCAAGCCGAGGACGAACTGCGCGCCGCGGAGGCCGAGTTGCAGGCAGACGATGACCAGAACGAGGCTCTGCGGCAACGCCAACGCGTGCTGGACGAACTGCAGAGGTGCTCGTGGGCTGCCATCGATGTCGCGGCGGCCCAGCAGAAGGTGACCGAGTTGGACGCGCGGCTGGCGCAGCTTCACCAGGCCCAGCCCGACCTGGCCAGACTGGAATCGGTGCGAGCCCAGCTGCAACAGCGCGCCGATCGCGCCGAACAGATCCGGCAGCAACTCGCGCTGCGCAGCGCACAGGTCGACCACAGGCTCGCCGAACTCGGCGAGCTCATCGCGAGCCTCGCCGATCAGATCGCCCAAGCTGCGCCTGTCCCCGCCGAAGTCGCCGCGGATCTTGAGGAACTGGCGGCCGACACCAGCGTCGGTGCCGACGAACTCAGGCTGCGCCGCGAACTCGGTCAGCAGCACAAGAAACTGGACGATGCCGTTCGAAAGACACAGCAGTCGGCGGTGCGCGCGATGAGTCACTATCGCCAGAACTGGCCGGTGCCCTCAGCCGACTGGGGCGACGACACCGAGTACCTCGCGGACTATCTCGCCCGATTGCGTTCGTTGGAGGACGACGGACTGCCCGCCTTCGAGAATCGCTTCTTCGATCTCCTGCAGCGACAGGCACGCAACAACATCAGCCAGCTGGCGCTTGTCATCAAGGGGGCCCGTCGGGATGTGCGGATACGGGTTGACGAGGTCAACAGGTCGCTGCTGATGACCGAGTTCGCGCCGGCGTCGTACTTGCAGATCGAAGTGCGGGATCGCACCCTTCCCCAAGTGGAGGAGTTCCTGGCGAACCTGGCCAAGATCACTTCGGGTTCGCTGGCCGGCACGCTTGAGGATCAGGACGATCGTGAAGCAGCGGAGCGCCGCTTCGAGTTGATGCAGGCGTTGCTGGACCGGCTGCGCTCGGCCGATCCTGCCGACAAGAACTGGCGGCGGCTCTGCCTCGACACCCGCCAGCACGTCTCGTTCCAGGCTCGGGTGCAAGATGCCGAGCGCAACGCGCTCGATCACTACACCGGGTCGGGTGGACGATCGGGCGGCGAACGGCAGCGACTGGTCACCTTCTGCCTTGCTGCTGCGCTGCGTTTCCAATTGGCACCGGCAGATCAGGAGCGGCCGGAGTACGCCCTGGTGGTCATCGACGAGGCATTCGACAAGGCGGATCACAACTTCACCAAGGCCGGGCTCGAAGTGTTCCGCCAATTCGGCTTCCAGTTGTTGCTGGCCACTCCCTTGAAGATGTTGCAGACCATTGAGGACTATGTCGGGGGTGTGGTGATGGTGAGCAATGAGGCCGGGAACAGCTCGCAGCTGCACCAGCTCATCTTCGACAACGACGATGTGGACGACAACCCTGGCACCACGGTGCAGGATCGGCTGCTGTGA
- a CDS encoding aldo/keto reductase has protein sequence MADGALARAGTRRSLRFDEVPEVTTGTGSPAPVPLVTFNNGVRIPQLGLGVWQASDEDTERAVRFAIDEAGYRHIDTARIYGNEAAVGKGLRESSVPRDEIFVTTKLWNADQGYDSTLAAFDASLERLGLDYIDLYLIHWPLGNTERFLETWRAFEVIAKSGRARAIGVANNKPHHLQTLLDHGTIAPAINQIELHPHLPQYLTRAFDDDHGIVTQSWSPLGGSDRAGWGPASKPNTLLHDSLLTEIGEAHGKTAAQVMIRWHLQNGLVVIPKSVHEERIRQNIDVFDFELTGEEFERIASLDTGQRVGKDPDEFV, from the coding sequence ATGGCTGATGGTGCTCTTGCGCGCGCCGGCACACGTAGGTCGTTGCGTTTCGATGAAGTGCCGGAGGTGACGACGGGCACCGGGTCGCCGGCGCCGGTGCCGCTTGTCACCTTCAACAATGGGGTCCGGATTCCGCAGCTGGGTCTTGGCGTGTGGCAGGCCAGTGACGAGGACACAGAGCGTGCGGTGCGTTTCGCGATCGACGAGGCCGGCTACCGGCACATCGATACCGCGCGCATCTACGGTAACGAGGCGGCGGTGGGCAAGGGTCTGCGGGAATCGTCCGTACCGCGCGACGAGATCTTCGTCACCACCAAACTGTGGAACGCCGATCAGGGCTACGACTCGACGCTGGCGGCTTTCGATGCGAGTCTGGAGCGTCTCGGCCTCGACTACATCGATCTGTACCTGATTCACTGGCCGCTGGGGAACACTGAGCGTTTCCTCGAGACGTGGCGCGCGTTCGAGGTGATCGCGAAGTCCGGGCGTGCTCGCGCGATCGGCGTGGCGAATAACAAGCCGCACCATCTGCAGACTCTGCTGGATCACGGGACGATCGCCCCGGCGATCAATCAGATCGAGCTGCATCCCCATCTTCCGCAGTACCTGACAAGGGCATTCGATGATGATCACGGTATCGTGACCCAGTCGTGGAGCCCGCTCGGGGGCAGTGACCGTGCGGGTTGGGGGCCTGCGTCCAAGCCGAACACGTTGTTGCACGACTCGTTGCTGACCGAGATCGGGGAGGCCCACGGCAAGACTGCCGCGCAGGTGATGATCCGCTGGCATCTGCAGAACGGCTTGGTCGTGATTCCGAAGTCGGTGCACGAGGAGCGGATTCGCCAGAACATCGACGTGTTCGACTTCGAGCTCACCGGTGAGGAGTTCGAGCGCATCGCGAGCCTCGACACCGGCCAGCGTGTCGGCAAGGACCCAGACGAATTCGTCTGA
- a CDS encoding Fic family protein, which translates to MPNNGARRVGGDTVVSCWRTSDAKAPVRRILTPTARLVNFKHLSLSQGATEERIRRMATWEGVHWESRIESGAPKSEQRSGLYRRYVPDLLDGVGLTVDGELSRRVMKVERNLLTLNGPGAEGLAGIARFLLRSEAIASSQIEGIAPSTQQVALAELGQSESVRGVSEQARLVANNMTVVREATTALVEAESVSVDDIVGLHRSLLPDELQHHGLRTVQNWIGTSSSTPVGAAFVPPDPGRVPELMHDLVDYLNGAAHAPLIQAAMVHAQFETIHPFTDGNGRVGRALIHTVLARRGLTDRAVLPVSLVLATLRDRYLDGLTSFRHARPATSTEASEAIGIWLATFIDAAAIAVEQSKTLAAGIQELRESWTQRLTEHRASVGLRPSPRADSAVARLLNHLPEAPVVTTTTLTKILGVSAPAAGSALDELTRAGILTGKAIERGAKAYLAREVLDLVTVSERALASTQFDTRISPPNRDVPAAPQD; encoded by the coding sequence GTGCCCAACAACGGCGCGCGACGAGTCGGCGGGGACACCGTTGTGTCGTGCTGGCGCACTTCCGATGCGAAGGCACCAGTGCGACGTATCCTTACGCCGACGGCACGCCTAGTAAACTTTAAGCACCTATCTTTAAGTCAGGGCGCGACCGAAGAAAGGATACGGCGGATGGCCACATGGGAGGGTGTGCACTGGGAATCCAGGATCGAATCAGGAGCACCCAAGTCCGAGCAACGATCGGGTCTGTACCGCCGCTATGTCCCGGATCTTCTCGATGGTGTTGGTTTGACCGTTGATGGAGAGCTGTCACGTCGCGTGATGAAGGTTGAGAGGAACCTTCTAACGCTCAATGGGCCAGGGGCCGAAGGATTGGCTGGAATCGCCCGGTTCTTGTTGCGGTCAGAGGCGATTGCCAGTTCACAGATCGAAGGCATTGCGCCTTCGACCCAGCAAGTAGCCCTGGCCGAACTTGGCCAGTCGGAATCCGTGCGCGGAGTCAGCGAGCAGGCGAGGCTGGTCGCCAACAACATGACCGTCGTGCGGGAGGCAACAACGGCGCTTGTCGAAGCCGAGTCGGTGAGCGTTGATGACATTGTCGGTCTTCATCGCTCGCTGCTGCCCGATGAGCTGCAGCATCACGGGTTGCGCACGGTCCAGAATTGGATCGGTACGTCGAGTTCGACGCCGGTCGGCGCCGCGTTCGTGCCGCCCGACCCAGGACGGGTACCGGAGCTCATGCACGACCTGGTCGACTACCTCAACGGAGCTGCCCATGCGCCGTTGATTCAGGCAGCGATGGTTCACGCACAGTTCGAGACCATTCATCCCTTCACCGATGGCAACGGCCGCGTCGGACGCGCACTCATCCACACTGTGCTCGCACGACGCGGCCTCACCGACCGTGCCGTGCTGCCCGTCAGCCTGGTCCTGGCGACGCTGCGCGATCGCTATCTCGACGGGCTGACCTCCTTCCGGCATGCACGCCCAGCGACCAGCACCGAAGCGAGCGAGGCGATCGGCATCTGGCTGGCCACGTTCATTGACGCCGCCGCCATAGCCGTCGAGCAATCCAAGACGCTCGCAGCGGGCATCCAGGAACTGCGAGAGTCCTGGACACAACGCCTTACCGAGCATCGAGCCTCGGTCGGCCTGCGACCCTCACCGCGGGCCGATTCGGCTGTTGCACGGTTGCTCAACCACCTGCCCGAGGCACCAGTAGTCACGACGACAACGCTGACAAAGATCCTCGGAGTGTCGGCGCCCGCCGCCGGATCGGCGCTGGACGAACTGACGCGGGCGGGAATCCTCACTGGAAAGGCCATCGAGCGCGGCGCGAAAGCGTACCTGGCGCGCGAGGTTCTCGATCTCGTCACCGTGTCGGAGCGCGCCTTGGCCAGCACACAGTTCGACACCCGGATTTCGCCACCCAACCGTGATGTGCCGGCGGCACCTCAAGACTGA
- a CDS encoding DUF4194 domain-containing protein, with the protein MTLQPAPRRAEDTGDGDLEIAVEPIDIADPSPLPPGVRRVLIYMMQGPYLRADANARLWEQLKAQEPLVRSRLADVYLDLVVDDEAGVAFVRHLDVEGAVKAIRTQPLTLIETALVLYLRRTLLKRDSGAVRVFVGRDEIEDQLRSYRAADISDKRGFDRRIEAAVNKMKKYSVLLSVSGDDDRWEISPVLALVVGADEVAAITDELQRLLHDQRAQGDQT; encoded by the coding sequence ATGACGCTGCAGCCTGCGCCCCGCCGCGCAGAAGACACCGGCGACGGAGATCTCGAGATCGCCGTCGAACCGATCGACATTGCCGATCCGAGCCCGCTCCCTCCGGGCGTGCGCCGCGTCCTCATCTACATGATGCAGGGTCCGTACCTTCGCGCCGACGCCAACGCCCGGCTGTGGGAGCAGCTGAAGGCGCAAGAACCACTCGTCCGCTCCCGGCTCGCAGATGTCTATCTTGACTTGGTGGTCGACGACGAGGCGGGAGTCGCCTTCGTCCGCCATCTCGATGTTGAAGGGGCCGTCAAGGCGATCCGCACCCAGCCGCTGACACTGATCGAGACCGCGCTGGTGCTGTATCTTCGCCGAACGCTGCTGAAACGCGACAGCGGTGCGGTGCGGGTTTTCGTGGGCCGCGACGAGATCGAAGATCAACTGCGTAGCTATCGCGCCGCCGACATCAGCGACAAGCGCGGATTCGACCGCCGCATTGAAGCGGCAGTCAACAAGATGAAGAAGTACTCGGTGCTGCTGTCGGTGAGCGGGGACGATGACCGGTGGGAGATCTCACCTGTGCTCGCCCTGGTCGTCGGCGCGGACGAGGTAGCCGCCATCACCGACGAGTTGCAGCGACTGCTGCACGATCAAAGAGCTCAAGGAGATCAAACGTGA